Proteins from one Chitinophaga oryzae genomic window:
- a CDS encoding SusC/RagA family TonB-linked outer membrane protein, whose amino-acid sequence MMKLTGMLMLAFCLQVSARVYSQKVTLTGRNASVQQLFSTIRQQTGYLFLYSNETLKNTRAVSAQLTDVPLKEALDYITSNQPITYSIEENNTILIKPKPVADIPAPVLQRINGTVRDARGMPLIGVTVKIKGTNGGTITDEQGAWYIQAADEATVLVFSFIGYKNHEEPIKGRTVIHVVLSQEDKSMNEVVVTGYQKVERRSLTSSITSLKTENLKTINQPNIDKLLQGQVPGMVVMSTSGAPGAVPQIRIRGTSTLSGNTQPLWVVDGIILDDPINASVDDIMTNRNLIASGIGGINVEDIESINVLKDAAATAIYGTKAANGVIVLTSKKGTAGKTRINFSSFATVGMRPRIEDAYMMNSKERIGVNLEMMRRGVLTAGSSRAGEYGTSTDFERALVDVHDHKITWADFEKKVNQLESVNTDWFDYLFRNSFTHRQNLNISGGNEKTTFYLSGSYMDEQATALQTGMKTYTGSLKVYTKLHPTLRVGGMLDLNRRDNSSFFATDSRENPFEWSIYTTRAQNAYDENGQFNHLYYTGIKYNFLENRNYGWRNSQNFGIRGTLDLEWKPINSLIFSSLFSFANQNTTDEDVATENSYFVKSRQRDYYIVIDYQGVQLWKEGGYRKGRNNNNKSLTLRNQVSFMPVLNAHHRFDVMAGQEIRTSRYEDEVTEIYGYVHERGRQQMPQFELMKQIGRPYWSESLNQTAAVSYFGTTGYTYKNRYTVSFNARTDGSNRFGLRTNQLFQPLWAVGANYQMKEENFFANKDWLSYLTLRASYGSQGNVASQAYSDLVATIGKPDLANTDNYLIINAPKNPNLKWEKNYTTNLALEIGLWKRRVMATVEWYHKKGVDLLGSKRVSQVSGFNTLQVNWASMKNTGLEVSISTINIDRKDFRWSTNINAGYNRNEVLDVYSLPTVDGMTNAQRYDYAASAVVGKPINGLWSYRFAGLNKDGRATFYTAKPGETVSSGMRNINGLEYSGSTMPLVQGGFTNTISYKKFTLSALFIGSFGNVIRLRNLTSSDLFYYPEPTQNLSAEWVNRWQQPGDELTTNIPRLESETNIPGLTDVSPYNGTMYNNSDLRTVKGDFVRLQNLSLSYDLYNAHLRKSGIQNMRFMLQGNNLHVWKNSALKGQDPEATGSVMKYDNTRSANVSFGNTYLPLPRSYSFSFSLQF is encoded by the coding sequence ATGATGAAACTTACAGGAATGCTAATGCTCGCATTCTGCCTGCAGGTTAGCGCCAGGGTATATTCCCAGAAAGTGACATTAACAGGACGTAACGCCTCCGTGCAACAGCTTTTCAGCACCATCCGCCAGCAAACCGGTTACCTGTTTCTGTACAGCAACGAAACACTGAAAAACACACGCGCCGTTTCTGCGCAACTGACCGATGTCCCGCTGAAAGAAGCGCTGGACTATATTACCAGTAACCAACCTATCACCTACAGCATCGAAGAAAATAATACCATCCTTATCAAGCCCAAACCGGTAGCGGACATCCCCGCCCCCGTGCTTCAACGGATCAACGGTACCGTACGGGACGCCAGGGGAATGCCGCTCATCGGGGTGACCGTGAAGATCAAGGGTACTAACGGCGGCACCATCACCGACGAACAGGGCGCCTGGTACATACAGGCTGCTGATGAAGCAACGGTACTGGTGTTTTCCTTCATCGGTTACAAGAACCACGAGGAGCCTATCAAAGGCAGAACAGTGATCCATGTGGTACTCAGCCAGGAAGACAAAAGCATGAACGAAGTGGTGGTGACCGGCTACCAGAAAGTGGAACGTCGCTCCCTTACCTCTTCCATCACTTCTCTTAAAACCGAAAACCTCAAAACCATTAATCAGCCTAATATCGACAAGCTGTTGCAGGGCCAGGTGCCCGGCATGGTGGTGATGAGCACTTCCGGCGCTCCCGGCGCGGTGCCGCAGATACGCATCCGCGGCACGTCTACCCTGAGCGGCAACACCCAACCCCTGTGGGTAGTTGACGGTATCATCCTCGATGATCCTATCAACGCCTCTGTGGACGATATCATGACCAACCGCAACCTGATCGCCTCCGGCATCGGTGGCATCAACGTGGAAGATATCGAGTCCATCAACGTACTGAAAGACGCTGCTGCTACCGCTATTTACGGCACCAAGGCCGCCAACGGGGTGATCGTGCTCACTTCCAAAAAGGGAACAGCCGGGAAGACGAGGATCAACTTCAGCAGCTTTGCAACGGTGGGTATGCGGCCAAGGATTGAAGATGCGTATATGATGAATTCCAAAGAGAGGATCGGTGTAAACCTTGAGATGATGCGGCGCGGTGTTTTGACAGCAGGCTCCTCTCGCGCCGGTGAATACGGTACGTCCACCGATTTTGAGCGCGCATTGGTAGATGTACATGATCATAAAATAACCTGGGCTGACTTCGAGAAAAAGGTAAACCAACTGGAATCAGTCAATACTGACTGGTTTGACTATCTTTTCCGAAATTCATTTACGCATCGTCAGAACCTGAATATTTCCGGCGGTAATGAAAAAACGACATTCTATCTCTCCGGCAGCTATATGGATGAGCAGGCCACGGCGCTCCAAACAGGCATGAAGACGTATACTGGCTCCCTAAAAGTATATACCAAGCTTCACCCTACGCTCCGCGTAGGCGGTATGCTGGACCTTAACCGTCGCGACAATAGCAGTTTTTTTGCCACAGACTCCCGCGAAAATCCATTTGAGTGGTCTATTTACACGACGCGTGCGCAGAACGCCTATGATGAAAACGGGCAATTCAATCATCTTTACTACACCGGTATCAAATACAATTTTCTGGAAAACCGCAACTATGGCTGGCGTAATTCCCAAAACTTTGGCATCCGGGGAACGTTGGACTTAGAGTGGAAGCCCATTAATTCTCTTATATTCAGCAGCCTTTTCTCCTTTGCCAACCAAAATACCACCGATGAAGACGTAGCTACTGAAAACAGCTACTTTGTAAAAAGCAGGCAGCGCGACTATTATATTGTTATAGACTACCAGGGGGTACAACTGTGGAAAGAAGGGGGCTACCGTAAAGGCAGAAACAACAACAATAAATCGCTTACGCTCCGTAACCAGGTTTCATTTATGCCTGTATTGAACGCCCATCACCGCTTTGATGTGATGGCTGGTCAGGAAATACGTACTTCCAGATACGAGGACGAAGTGACGGAGATATATGGTTATGTACATGAACGTGGTCGCCAGCAAATGCCGCAGTTTGAACTGATGAAGCAGATCGGTCGCCCGTACTGGTCAGAAAGCCTCAACCAGACAGCGGCAGTTTCGTATTTCGGCACAACCGGGTACACCTATAAAAACCGCTATACCGTTAGCTTTAATGCTCGCACCGATGGATCCAACCGCTTCGGCCTCCGTACCAATCAGTTATTCCAACCATTGTGGGCAGTGGGCGCCAACTACCAGATGAAAGAAGAAAACTTCTTCGCCAACAAAGACTGGCTGAGTTACCTTACCCTCCGCGCGTCCTACGGCAGCCAGGGCAACGTGGCTTCTCAGGCATATTCCGATCTGGTAGCTACTATTGGCAAGCCTGATCTGGCTAATACAGACAACTATCTGATCATTAATGCGCCGAAGAACCCCAATTTGAAATGGGAAAAAAACTATACTACCAACCTCGCATTGGAAATAGGATTGTGGAAGCGCCGTGTGATGGCCACCGTAGAATGGTATCACAAAAAAGGCGTAGACTTGCTGGGCAGCAAAAGGGTGTCACAGGTGTCTGGCTTCAACACGCTGCAGGTAAACTGGGCCTCTATGAAGAACACCGGCCTGGAAGTATCAATCAGCACCATTAACATCGACCGCAAAGATTTCCGTTGGTCCACCAACATCAATGCGGGATATAACCGGAATGAAGTGCTGGATGTATATTCTCTTCCCACTGTTGATGGAATGACTAACGCACAGCGCTACGATTATGCCGCGTCTGCTGTTGTAGGCAAGCCAATCAACGGTTTATGGTCTTACCGCTTTGCAGGATTAAACAAAGACGGCCGCGCTACTTTTTATACGGCCAAACCAGGCGAAACAGTATCCAGCGGTATGCGCAACATCAATGGTCTTGAATATTCAGGTTCTACTATGCCACTGGTCCAGGGAGGTTTTACGAACACAATTTCCTATAAAAAATTCACCTTATCAGCGCTGTTTATAGGAAGCTTCGGCAACGTCATCCGGCTCCGTAACCTTACCAGCAGCGATCTTTTCTATTATCCCGAACCGACTCAAAACTTATCAGCCGAATGGGTGAACCGCTGGCAGCAACCTGGCGATGAGTTGACGACCAATATTCCCAGACTGGAGTCGGAAACTAACATCCCGGGCTTAACAGATGTATCGCCATATAACGGGACCATGTATAATAACAGTGACCTGCGTACGGTAAAAGGCGATTTTGTACGCCTGCAAAACCTTTCACTGAGTTATGACCTCTATAATGCACACCTGCGTAAGAGCGGCATCCAGAATATGCGTTTTATGCTGCAGGGTAACAACCTCCATGTATGGAAGAACAGCGCGCTGAAGGGACAGGATCCGGAGGCGACCGGCTCGGTAATGAAATACGACAATACCAGGTCTGCCAATGTGTCCTTCGGCAACACCTATCTGCCGCTGCCACGTTCTTATTCTTTCTCTTTTTCCTTACAGTTTTAA
- a CDS encoding RNA polymerase sigma factor yields the protein MRGSQYNEREIVARIAKGDESAFAVFFRHHYQKIYEVGLMLTQTESVAEELVQDVFLKVWKQQAQLPDIMDIPSWLFIIARNDAYKALRRSTRLKVILDTLELPLPVSNETDEQIIYRNYHELVNKAVSQLPLRQQMAWRLSREEGLKREEIAARMQIRPDTVKEHLSLAVKNIRSFLESHDAFMIGAELIFISTLHMLN from the coding sequence ATGAGGGGCAGTCAATATAATGAAAGGGAGATCGTTGCCCGGATAGCCAAAGGTGATGAATCCGCTTTTGCTGTCTTTTTCCGTCACCATTACCAGAAAATTTACGAAGTAGGACTGATGCTGACGCAGACGGAATCCGTTGCGGAGGAGCTGGTGCAGGATGTTTTCCTGAAAGTATGGAAACAACAGGCACAGCTGCCTGACATCATGGATATTCCTTCGTGGCTGTTCATCATCGCGCGTAACGACGCTTACAAGGCGCTGCGGCGCAGCACCCGGCTGAAAGTCATACTGGACACCCTTGAGCTGCCGCTGCCTGTGTCCAATGAAACCGATGAGCAGATCATTTACCGCAACTACCACGAGCTGGTCAACAAAGCCGTAAGCCAGTTGCCGCTCCGGCAGCAGATGGCATGGCGCCTGAGCCGCGAAGAAGGTTTAAAGCGGGAAGAGATCGCCGCCCGGATGCAGATCCGTCCCGATACGGTAAAAGAACATCTTTCGCTGGCCGTCAAAAATATCCGCAGTTTCCTGGAATCCCACGACGCCTTTATGATCGGTGCAGAGCTGATCTTTATCTCCACCCTGCATATGCTCAACTAA
- a CDS encoding class I SAM-dependent methyltransferase: MKENKYDDPGFFENYSRMARSVEGLNAAGEWEVFRRLLPPLQNKRVLDLGCGFGWHCRYVMEQQAASVVGMDLSEKMLEQARLRNNGPGITYLREAMEDINFPLGSFDVVLSSLALHYVEHYDLTCRKIYDCLSPGGHFVFSTEHPVFTAIAAQDWHYDATGQRQHWPLDHYQDEGRRVARFLDNDVVKYHRTVSTLINGLLDAGFSVSRVEEPKPSPAVLEKYPEMKDETRRPIFILIAAQKPSAV, encoded by the coding sequence ATGAAAGAAAATAAGTACGATGATCCCGGCTTCTTCGAAAACTACAGCCGGATGGCACGCTCCGTAGAAGGACTGAACGCCGCAGGAGAATGGGAGGTGTTCCGCCGCCTGCTGCCGCCGCTGCAAAACAAACGGGTGCTCGACCTCGGCTGCGGCTTTGGATGGCACTGCCGCTATGTAATGGAACAACAGGCCGCCAGCGTGGTAGGAATGGACCTGTCCGAAAAAATGCTGGAACAGGCACGCCTGCGCAACAACGGACCAGGTATCACCTACCTGCGTGAAGCTATGGAAGACATTAATTTCCCGCTCGGTTCTTTTGACGTGGTGCTCAGCTCCCTGGCGCTGCATTATGTGGAACACTACGATCTTACCTGCCGCAAAATATACGACTGCCTGTCGCCTGGCGGCCATTTTGTATTTTCAACGGAACACCCCGTGTTTACCGCCATCGCGGCGCAGGACTGGCATTACGATGCTACCGGTCAGCGGCAGCATTGGCCGTTAGACCACTACCAGGATGAAGGCCGCCGTGTAGCCCGCTTCCTGGACAACGATGTAGTGAAATATCACCGTACGGTATCTACGCTGATCAACGGCCTGCTGGACGCTGGTTTCAGCGTCAGCCGCGTGGAAGAGCCGAAGCCCTCGCCGGCCGTGCTGGAGAAGTACCCGGAAATGAAAGACGAAACCCGTCGCCCTATTTTTATCCTGATAGCGGCGCAGAAACCATCAGCGGTATAA
- a CDS encoding RagB/SusD family nutrient uptake outer membrane protein produces the protein MKFRYLTPLLLLSLIFAGCNKMLDIKPVNRMMPVTISDYESVLLGGYPRVDYFMKTELMTDNVYANLNIIASAQKDLDLWFTWSPSKLADGVETDPYWGQLYTSIYYANTVLDNFNERQPASNEKELFETVKGEAYALRAWSYFYLANYYAEPYSPATLKAHGVPMPLTAKDVHQNTQNNVREPLEKVYTQIVSDLDQASVLLAGKKSRNKFRFDASAVQALRARVNLFMGDYEKAISAASDVIVNKPLSDMNNMQTRIDDKEDRYAFTGNVGVIDGGDYKNEILFFTGGVANTNIYYHANYMFRPSQELFALCNRSTGGKDYRRYIFATFADMNTNEGKQNGPTLYNMYAKQENPCYYIGLKVSEAYVIRAEAYARLKQKDKAIADLNALLVRRIRKGEFVALKAADFSDETLVSRILEERRVETAFEGGLRWMDLRRLGKPALSHVYKNGQIYNLKQNDNRYLLQIPPSELNNSPSIPLNP, from the coding sequence ATGAAATTCAGATATCTGACGCCCCTGTTATTGCTTTCACTGATTTTTGCCGGTTGTAATAAAATGCTGGACATCAAACCGGTGAACCGAATGATGCCGGTAACCATCTCGGATTATGAATCTGTTCTACTGGGCGGATATCCGCGTGTAGACTATTTTATGAAGACAGAGCTGATGACCGACAACGTTTACGCCAATTTGAACATTATAGCGTCTGCCCAGAAAGACCTGGATCTCTGGTTTACCTGGTCGCCTTCGAAGCTGGCAGATGGCGTTGAAACGGATCCTTATTGGGGTCAGCTTTATACTTCTATCTACTATGCCAATACCGTTCTGGACAACTTTAATGAACGGCAGCCAGCGAGCAACGAAAAAGAGTTATTTGAAACCGTAAAGGGTGAAGCATACGCTTTGCGTGCCTGGAGCTACTTCTACCTGGCAAATTATTACGCCGAGCCTTACAGTCCTGCAACACTGAAGGCGCATGGGGTTCCTATGCCGCTGACCGCTAAAGATGTTCATCAGAATACCCAAAACAATGTGCGTGAGCCGTTGGAGAAAGTATACACGCAGATTGTATCCGACCTGGACCAGGCCTCCGTGTTATTGGCCGGTAAAAAGTCCCGTAACAAATTTCGGTTCGATGCGAGCGCCGTGCAGGCGTTGCGTGCCCGTGTGAACCTCTTCATGGGTGATTATGAAAAGGCCATTTCCGCTGCTTCAGATGTCATCGTCAACAAACCGTTGTCTGATATGAACAATATGCAGACACGCATCGATGATAAAGAAGACAGATATGCCTTCACGGGTAACGTAGGCGTAATCGATGGCGGAGACTATAAAAATGAGATCTTATTTTTCACGGGTGGGGTGGCCAATACAAACATCTACTATCATGCAAACTACATGTTCAGGCCATCACAAGAGTTGTTTGCATTATGCAACCGTTCTACCGGTGGTAAAGATTATCGTCGCTATATCTTCGCTACTTTCGCGGACATGAACACCAATGAGGGTAAACAAAACGGTCCCACATTGTACAATATGTACGCTAAGCAGGAAAATCCCTGTTACTATATTGGACTGAAGGTAAGCGAGGCTTATGTAATACGGGCGGAAGCGTATGCAAGGCTAAAGCAGAAGGATAAAGCTATTGCCGATCTCAACGCGCTGTTGGTACGTCGTATACGCAAAGGCGAGTTTGTAGCGCTGAAAGCTGCCGATTTCTCGGATGAAACGTTAGTAAGCCGCATTTTAGAAGAACGCCGTGTAGAAACCGCTTTTGAAGGGGGCTTACGCTGGATGGACCTGAGAAGGCTCGGCAAACCGGCACTCTCCCATGTCTATAAAAACGGACAGATTTATAATTTAAAACAAAACGACAATAGATATTTATTGCAGATACCACCTTCAGAATTGAACAATAGCCCTTCCATTCCTTTAAATCCATGA
- a CDS encoding FecR family protein, whose translation MDQNRLEYLFSRNAAGQATPDELREFDALMRQPAHEAAIKTAIDQLFRTTSGTATMPEKAIQATLQHITGKPASSSVVRYLRRSWWAAAAGLLLLGSGAWLLTRPRHEAVAPLADKAPGGNKAVLTLADGSTVALDSSGQQVIGQQQTTIRQSGGQLQYSVQARSAVTAYNTLTTPRGGQFRVILPDGTAVWLNTASALRYPTAFNGADRTVELQGEAYFEVAANAAQPFRVKTARQEIQVLGTSFNINAYTNEAYTVTTLVDGRVKVNTPGKDAGVVLEPGQQAIAARNGDQPLTVARTFAPDVIAWKNGLFLFDNADLETVMRCLERWYDIEVKYEAKPDIHYTGQIARSQPLSKVVHMLEQTGQARFRLVRAGQGQQAKDRIIILE comes from the coding sequence ATGGACCAAAATCGACTGGAATATTTATTTAGCAGGAATGCTGCCGGCCAGGCTACGCCCGACGAGCTCCGGGAGTTTGACGCGCTGATGCGGCAACCTGCACATGAAGCCGCCATTAAAACAGCCATTGACCAGTTGTTCCGCACCACCAGCGGAACCGCTACTATGCCGGAAAAGGCCATACAGGCTACGTTGCAACATATTACCGGGAAACCGGCCTCTTCGTCCGTCGTTCGATACCTGCGTCGCAGCTGGTGGGCCGCCGCTGCCGGCTTGTTATTATTAGGCAGCGGCGCCTGGCTGCTCACGCGGCCCCGCCATGAGGCGGTAGCGCCGTTGGCAGACAAGGCGCCCGGCGGCAACAAAGCCGTGCTGACGCTGGCCGATGGCAGCACCGTGGCGCTGGACAGCAGCGGCCAGCAGGTGATTGGCCAGCAGCAGACCACTATCCGCCAGTCCGGCGGACAGCTGCAATACAGCGTACAAGCGCGCAGCGCCGTTACTGCTTACAATACGCTGACGACCCCGCGCGGCGGCCAGTTCCGGGTCATATTGCCCGACGGTACCGCGGTATGGCTGAACACCGCTTCCGCGCTGCGTTATCCGACCGCCTTCAACGGCGCCGACAGGACCGTGGAGCTGCAGGGAGAGGCGTATTTCGAAGTGGCAGCCAACGCAGCGCAGCCTTTCAGGGTAAAGACAGCGAGGCAGGAAATACAGGTACTGGGCACCAGCTTCAACATCAACGCCTACACGAATGAAGCCTATACTGTCACCACCCTCGTCGACGGCCGGGTGAAAGTGAACACACCCGGGAAAGACGCCGGCGTAGTACTGGAGCCGGGGCAGCAGGCCATAGCGGCCCGCAACGGCGACCAGCCGCTGACGGTAGCACGCACTTTTGCGCCTGATGTTATCGCCTGGAAGAACGGGCTGTTTCTGTTCGACAACGCCGATCTGGAAACTGTGATGCGTTGCCTGGAACGCTGGTACGACATCGAAGTAAAATATGAAGCGAAGCCCGACATACACTACACCGGGCAAATCGCCAGAAGTCAGCCGTTGTCCAAAGTAGTGCATATGCTGGAACAAACCGGCCAGGCCCGTTTCAGGCTTGTCAGGGCCGGGCAGGGGCAACAGGCAAAAGACAGGATCATCATCCTGGAATAA
- a CDS encoding TolC family protein produces the protein MRYRLLVFLLLIALQKSGAQSAPVLQPDSMLSRIAHSHLLLQAYTLRAQAYRLSAGAALAWAPPVVGAGTFMIPWSARYVYNDVALGSRIVQVEQEIPHPGRLRARYRYLAFQTDMVQTAQTILLHRLHFTARQQYIHRVMALQKAAVLQRQEQVLSFLHQVALVRLPYRQAQVADVSMAAARLTEVRTRIRLEEALAAGSKARLCSLLSLPEDFTTDSLYAPVFTPGHTDTVSLARTNQEVYQLEEAIRWQYLNRKALRQEQKPDFKAGFYQFFPLSPLVPNSFNIMAGIRIPLAPWAAGYHRRKARAIQADIAALTEQRTNLLQQTQARLAALERDIRDLQQRVYGMSEKIIPLLQQALEADMARYRENRLGLATVLRSLEAVTIMELQLREYRQQLYEMIAVYDWQLYR, from the coding sequence ATGAGGTACCGGTTACTGGTCTTCCTGCTGCTCATCGCCCTGCAAAAGTCAGGAGCGCAATCGGCGCCCGTGCTCCAGCCCGACAGTATGCTGTCCCGCATAGCGCACAGCCATCTGCTGTTACAGGCATATACCCTGAGGGCACAGGCCTACCGGTTGAGTGCCGGCGCGGCCCTCGCCTGGGCGCCGCCGGTGGTGGGCGCCGGCACGTTTATGATCCCATGGTCGGCCCGTTATGTTTACAATGACGTGGCGCTGGGCAGCCGCATCGTACAGGTGGAGCAGGAGATCCCGCATCCCGGGCGGCTCAGGGCCCGTTATCGGTATCTTGCTTTTCAGACGGATATGGTACAGACCGCACAGACCATCCTGTTGCACCGGCTTCATTTCACCGCGCGGCAACAGTATATCCACAGGGTGATGGCATTACAGAAAGCCGCAGTACTGCAGCGGCAGGAGCAGGTCCTGTCTTTCCTCCACCAGGTAGCGCTGGTACGCCTTCCATACCGGCAGGCACAGGTCGCCGACGTTAGCATGGCGGCCGCGCGGCTGACGGAGGTGCGTACCCGTATCCGCCTGGAAGAAGCGCTGGCGGCCGGTTCCAAAGCACGCCTGTGCAGTTTGTTGTCTCTCCCCGAAGATTTTACAACAGACAGCCTGTACGCGCCGGTGTTTACCCCCGGCCATACAGATACGGTTTCACTGGCCCGAACAAACCAGGAAGTCTATCAGCTGGAAGAAGCGATACGGTGGCAATATCTTAACAGGAAAGCATTACGGCAGGAGCAAAAGCCGGATTTCAAAGCAGGTTTTTACCAGTTTTTCCCCTTATCGCCGTTGGTGCCGAACAGTTTTAACATCATGGCCGGCATCCGGATACCGCTGGCGCCATGGGCGGCGGGGTATCACCGGCGGAAAGCGCGGGCCATCCAGGCAGACATTGCGGCGCTCACCGAACAGCGGACCAACCTGCTGCAGCAGACACAGGCCCGCCTGGCGGCGCTGGAGCGGGATATCCGCGACTTACAGCAACGGGTATACGGCATGAGCGAAAAAATAATCCCGCTCCTGCAACAGGCGCTGGAGGCGGATATGGCGCGCTACCGGGAAAACAGGCTGGGCCTGGCTACCGTGCTGCGTTCCCTCGAGGCCGTTACCATCATGGAATTACAGCTGCGGGAGTACCGGCAACAGCTATATGAAATGATTGCCGTGTATGACTGGCAGTTATACCGCTGA
- a CDS encoding aminotransferase class IV: MDNTFIQELDGKPLSTADMPRLMALQYGHFTAMQVRSRKVKGLRLHLERLARSSNQLFGCQVPEQHLLDCLHHITQEQEDCSLRLNVFTTAFGQTIIREKDLYVLITKTPAVEPATQPLKVKSAPFKRLLPEIKYGGIVSGILAYRRQAMAAGFDDVLYVDEQQHISEGSIWNVGFYDGQSIVLPATPALPGIMVQLLSDSLWGNGVAVVHRNISLTQLYEYKNAFYTNSVNHRGMITQIDQQVFDHSQETLADILERAYEAVPWDNL, encoded by the coding sequence ATGGACAATACCTTTATACAGGAACTGGACGGAAAACCGCTCTCCACCGCGGATATGCCCAGGTTGATGGCATTACAGTACGGACATTTTACAGCGATGCAGGTAAGATCGCGAAAGGTGAAAGGACTGCGCCTCCACCTGGAAAGACTGGCCCGCAGCAGCAATCAGCTGTTTGGCTGCCAGGTGCCGGAACAACACCTGCTGGATTGTTTGCATCACATCACGCAGGAGCAGGAAGACTGCTCGCTGCGGCTGAATGTTTTTACTACCGCCTTCGGACAAACGATCATCCGGGAGAAAGACCTGTATGTGCTGATCACCAAAACACCGGCGGTGGAACCGGCCACACAGCCGCTGAAAGTAAAATCCGCCCCTTTTAAACGCCTGCTGCCGGAAATCAAATACGGCGGCATTGTCTCCGGTATCCTGGCCTACCGCCGCCAGGCCATGGCAGCCGGGTTCGATGATGTGCTGTATGTGGACGAACAACAGCATATATCGGAAGGCAGCATCTGGAACGTCGGCTTTTACGATGGCCAAAGCATCGTATTGCCTGCCACGCCGGCGTTGCCGGGCATTATGGTCCAGCTGCTCTCCGATAGCCTGTGGGGCAACGGGGTGGCGGTCGTTCACCGGAACATATCACTGACACAACTATACGAATATAAAAACGCTTTTTATACCAACTCTGTTAACCACCGGGGGATGATCACGCAGATAGACCAACAGGTGTTTGACCATAGTCAGGAGACACTGGCTGACATACTGGAACGGGCCTACGAAGCGGTCCCCTGGGACAACCTGTAA
- a CDS encoding TlpA disulfide reductase family protein has product MRTIALTAACLLPVLAFAQEGPYTISGSIGKDNKFEKAYLYSSNSKGRVIDSVAINDGRFTFTGKTDIAARAFLFTGNTLSSSFTANRLVFYLEQGNIKVESADSIANATVKGGAANTVHQQYKTASSDVTKRSDALSKKYYGTPPAERQQEAFKQQYQADNKAIAAAQQKVLTAFIKAHPNTTVSLDALTEWAGYDPDPAVAEPVFKLLSPTVRKSKSGQQFANLLESQRRTAIGVVAPEFTQNDTLGNPVSLKDFRGKYVLVDFWASWCGPCRQENPNVVAAFNKFKDKNFTILGVSLDNENGKSFWMQAIHDDQLQWTQVSDLKGWKNEAAKMYGVQGIPANFLIGPDGKIVAKNLRAEALEKKLASLLQ; this is encoded by the coding sequence ATGAGAACAATCGCATTAACCGCCGCCTGTCTGCTGCCTGTCCTGGCCTTTGCACAGGAAGGGCCGTACACCATCAGCGGCAGCATCGGCAAGGACAACAAATTCGAAAAAGCGTACCTGTATAGCAGCAACAGCAAAGGCCGCGTTATTGATTCCGTTGCTATCAATGACGGCCGTTTTACGTTCACGGGTAAGACTGACATCGCTGCAAGAGCATTCCTCTTTACCGGCAATACCCTTTCCTCCTCCTTTACCGCCAACCGCCTGGTATTTTACCTGGAGCAAGGCAACATCAAAGTGGAGAGCGCCGACTCCATCGCCAATGCTACTGTAAAAGGCGGTGCTGCCAATACGGTGCACCAGCAGTATAAAACCGCGTCCAGCGATGTCACCAAACGTTCCGACGCGCTCAGTAAGAAGTACTACGGCACGCCGCCGGCGGAACGTCAGCAGGAAGCGTTTAAGCAACAGTACCAGGCTGACAATAAAGCGATTGCGGCTGCACAGCAGAAAGTGCTGACCGCCTTTATCAAAGCGCATCCGAATACCACGGTGAGCCTCGACGCCCTGACCGAGTGGGCCGGTTACGATCCGGACCCGGCGGTGGCGGAGCCGGTATTTAAGCTGTTGTCGCCTACCGTACGCAAAAGCAAATCCGGCCAGCAGTTTGCCAACCTCCTGGAAAGCCAGCGCAGGACCGCCATTGGCGTGGTAGCGCCGGAGTTCACCCAAAACGACACGCTGGGCAACCCCGTATCACTGAAAGATTTCCGCGGTAAATACGTACTGGTGGATTTCTGGGCCAGCTGGTGCGGCCCCTGCCGCCAGGAGAACCCCAATGTGGTAGCCGCCTTCAACAAATTCAAGGATAAAAATTTCACGATCCTGGGGGTATCCCTGGACAATGAAAACGGCAAGTCTTTCTGGATGCAGGCTATCCATGACGATCAGTTGCAGTGGACACAGGTGTCTGATCTGAAAGGCTGGAAAAACGAAGCTGCCAAAATGTACGGGGTGCAGGGTATTCCGGCC